One window of the candidate division WOR-3 bacterium genome contains the following:
- the truD gene encoding tRNA pseudouridine(13) synthase TruD, translating into MKIKVTPEDFIVEEVIELPVTHSGPYTLLKLQKRYWNTLDVINFVARKFSVPREKFSRAGLKDRYALSTQYLTFQGEFKEHVEEKNFTLTPIGKVSKPILPGDLKGNRFFIIMRDLKEDEIARIQKNYSEICAFGFPNYFDEQRFGSARHRKGFFAKFLMQGHYEGALKSLLCYPHKEDGRKLKIFKRYCAEHWGDWSGALPYAPFEFRKILLFLKDNPRDYKKAIKKIDREMLNLYLLAYQSFLFNEVLYYVVKKFGIDTTEVPYSMGRYLFYRGLTDKKLVSDLKIPLLNDKTRCPGWLAEIMVEVLKKEGIEPRDFKLNKLRFRGVRFKSFLRPAIIFPQDFSIALPEPDERYQNKKKLCINFFLPPGAYATILVKRLLL; encoded by the coding sequence GTGAAAATAAAAGTTACTCCGGAAGATTTTATCGTTGAAGAGGTAATTGAACTGCCTGTTACTCATTCAGGTCCGTATACCCTTTTAAAATTGCAAAAACGCTACTGGAATACCCTGGATGTTATTAATTTTGTGGCGCGTAAATTTTCAGTTCCGAGGGAAAAGTTTTCTCGCGCGGGATTGAAAGATCGATATGCATTATCAACCCAGTATTTAACATTTCAGGGTGAATTTAAAGAACATGTGGAGGAGAAGAATTTTACATTGACTCCGATCGGCAAGGTCTCAAAACCGATACTCCCGGGTGATCTAAAGGGTAATAGATTCTTCATAATTATGCGCGACCTCAAAGAAGATGAGATAGCAAGAATCCAAAAAAACTACTCCGAAATTTGTGCATTTGGATTTCCCAATTATTTTGATGAACAGCGATTTGGTTCAGCCCGCCATCGTAAGGGATTCTTTGCTAAATTTTTAATGCAGGGTCATTACGAGGGTGCATTGAAATCATTGCTCTGTTATCCTCATAAAGAAGATGGTAGAAAATTGAAGATTTTCAAAAGGTATTGTGCTGAACACTGGGGTGATTGGTCCGGTGCCCTGCCATATGCCCCTTTTGAATTTAGAAAGATATTACTTTTTCTTAAAGATAATCCTCGGGATTACAAAAAGGCGATAAAAAAGATTGATCGGGAGATGCTCAATCTTTATCTCCTTGCCTATCAGTCATTTTTGTTTAATGAGGTGTTATATTATGTAGTAAAAAAATTCGGGATAGATACCACCGAGGTTCCATATTCAATGGGCAGATATTTATTTTACCGGGGTCTTACCGATAAAAAACTGGTGAGTGATTTAAAAATTCCGCTCCTCAATGATAAGACCCGATGTCCGGGATGGCTGGCTGAGATAATGGTAGAGGTTTTAAAAAAAGAAGGGATTGAACCAAGGGATTTCAAATTAAATAAACTGCGTTTCCGGGGGGTGCGGTTCAAAAGTTTTTTAAGACCGGCAATCATTTTTCCGCAAGATTTTTCTATTGCCCTTCCAGAACCCGATGAGAGATATCAAAACAAGAAGAAGTTGTGTATTAATTTTTTTTTGCCACCTGGTGCATATGCCACAATATTGGTAAAACGGCTCTTATTGTAA
- a CDS encoding M14 family zinc carboxypeptidase: MSPIYFFVLNFLITQEMIVRVYVPTWQELQKIPGKPLEIAAGRYGEWYDLVVDREGLDRVIASGLPYEVTIYSLELEKEKVRGNYLNYTQIVDSLRRLVQNYPTLCKMDSLPLRTYEGRWIYGVKISDNVHLDEFEPNFEIDGCIHSREWATPQAVLFFADSMLRSYNIVPEITEIINTTQIYCIPVLNVDGYVYDWQYYQGGWRKNREPFGGAIGTDCNRNYSGACNGDVDGYWGAADEGQVSHYPSDQTFCGAYGFSGDEVRAHAMYIRQHNITTGFSLHSYGEQVMWPWGYKPGGTPDSMLYVAKGNYMASMMQRVGGGTYTPGQSYNNPYPTCGNTRDWVYGYNHYVNGLSALFYGAEIGTAFYEPVQNLDFISRQVFKAAKYLARFADSLILVAEGCVPPPHINPLDTVPPNFTIVWRPRNAYDNHPTRWELVRLSNPSIKTDSLESGTSRWLLQGYTLSTAQSHSPTRSLWSGNSANMNSAAMTIHPYLVQPGDSFTFWCYYNLEDNYDVTVVEVSENTKEWFNLDTMRFTGTQTSWVRKAYSLASWVGKSVYFRFRTMYDGSVQNGGFYVDDIHPVCFFNEAVVISNNITDTTYTFSNHPIGEYYYYVRGYNNTWGWGDYSCLEKLLVSNVGVKQQTASTIPREPVFSLAPNPFRKNCLIKLQLPTTGYQDVLQSEKDIHTMYVTLRIYDITGRIVRDLSRAAQNDYSLTVRWDATDEAGRQLPAGVYYINWDAGRFKGGKKVLFLR; the protein is encoded by the coding sequence ATGTCTCCCATATATTTTTTTGTATTAAATTTTCTGATCACCCAGGAGATGATTGTCCGGGTCTATGTTCCCACCTGGCAGGAACTCCAGAAAATACCCGGTAAACCATTGGAGATTGCCGCAGGAAGATATGGAGAATGGTATGATTTAGTGGTAGACAGGGAGGGACTGGACCGTGTTATTGCCTCGGGCCTGCCCTACGAAGTTACGATTTACAGCCTGGAACTGGAAAAAGAAAAGGTTCGGGGTAATTATTTAAATTATACCCAGATTGTGGATTCGCTCCGGCGGTTGGTTCAGAATTATCCCACACTCTGTAAAATGGATTCACTGCCTCTGCGCACCTATGAAGGAAGATGGATATACGGGGTGAAGATATCCGATAATGTTCATCTTGACGAATTTGAACCCAATTTTGAGATTGATGGATGCATCCATTCAAGAGAATGGGCAACGCCCCAGGCAGTTTTATTCTTTGCCGATTCCATGCTTCGTTCGTATAATATTGTTCCGGAGATAACGGAGATAATAAATACCACCCAAATTTACTGTATCCCGGTTTTGAATGTAGATGGTTATGTCTACGATTGGCAATACTATCAGGGAGGTTGGCGCAAAAATCGCGAACCTTTTGGAGGTGCAATCGGTACTGATTGTAACCGGAATTATTCGGGTGCCTGTAATGGTGATGTGGACGGCTACTGGGGTGCTGCGGATGAAGGACAGGTTTCGCATTATCCTTCAGATCAGACCTTTTGTGGTGCTTATGGATTTTCTGGAGACGAGGTCCGTGCCCATGCGATGTATATCCGGCAACACAACATCACCACCGGTTTTTCTTTGCACAGTTATGGGGAGCAGGTGATGTGGCCCTGGGGCTATAAGCCTGGAGGTACACCAGATTCCATGCTCTATGTGGCAAAAGGGAATTATATGGCGAGTATGATGCAGCGGGTAGGCGGAGGGACTTATACACCCGGTCAATCGTATAATAATCCTTATCCGACCTGCGGAAATACCCGGGACTGGGTATATGGTTATAATCACTATGTCAATGGTCTATCCGCACTCTTCTACGGTGCGGAGATTGGCACTGCCTTTTACGAACCGGTGCAGAATCTGGACTTTATTTCCCGCCAGGTATTCAAAGCCGCCAAATATCTTGCCCGATTTGCCGATTCTTTGATTCTCGTTGCCGAAGGTTGTGTGCCACCTCCGCACATCAATCCACTGGATACCGTGCCTCCCAATTTCACGATCGTCTGGCGTCCCCGGAACGCCTATGATAATCACCCGACAAGGTGGGAACTCGTCCGCTTATCCAATCCCAGTATCAAGACTGATAGCCTGGAATCCGGAACCAGCCGCTGGCTTTTGCAGGGTTATACTCTTTCTACTGCCCAGTCACATTCTCCGACCCGGAGTTTGTGGTCGGGCAACAGCGCGAATATGAACAGTGCGGCAATGACAATTCATCCTTATCTTGTTCAACCCGGTGATTCGTTTACCTTCTGGTGTTATTATAATCTTGAAGATAATTACGATGTCACGGTCGTGGAAGTTTCAGAAAATACCAAAGAGTGGTTCAATCTGGATACGATGCGCTTCACCGGTACCCAGACTTCCTGGGTGCGCAAGGCATATTCCCTTGCCTCCTGGGTTGGTAAATCGGTTTATTTCCGGTTCCGAACGATGTATGATGGCTCGGTCCAGAATGGTGGTTTCTATGTTGATGACATCCACCCGGTCTGTTTTTTCAACGAAGCCGTAGTAATTTCCAATAATATCACTGATACGACATATACTTTTTCTAATCATCCAATTGGTGAATACTACTACTATGTGCGCGGGTATAATAATACCTGGGGTTGGGGCGATTATTCGTGTCTGGAGAAACTCTTGGTGAGCAATGTTGGGGTAAAACAACAAACCGCGTCCACAATTCCCCGTGAACCTGTTTTTTCACTGGCTCCCAATCCCTTCCGGAAAAATTGCCTGATTAAACTTCAACTACCGACTACCGGTTATCAGGATGTGCTACAATCCGAAAAAGACATTCACACAATGTATGTTACACTCCGGATATACGATATCACCGGAAGGATTGTGAGAGATTTATCGCGCGCTGCACAAAACGATTATTCGCTAACCGTGCGCTGGGATGCGACCGATGAGGCTGGCCGCCAATTACCTGCAGGTGTTTATTACATCAACTGGGATGCGGGTCGATTTAAGGGTGGGAAAAAAGTGCTTTTTCTCCGCTGA
- a CDS encoding ABC transporter ATP-binding protein, giving the protein MAAVIVRDLYKSFGKIQAVAGISFEIKEGEIFGLIGPNGAGKTTTLRIIATLLKPTAGKVEIFGLDGVKEDAKVRELISYLPEEAGAYKNLRGIDYLKFMAGFYARDEQEKSAMVQRAIAIAGLGERLNDRIRTYSKGMVRKLLLARALMHNPKLLILDEPTSGLDVVNSLEVRNLIIEYARGGATVIVSSHNMLEVEYLSEQVAFIHQGKIIETGNPKELCQKYQAENLEQVFVKSIKK; this is encoded by the coding sequence ATGGCGGCGGTCATAGTTCGGGATTTATACAAAAGTTTTGGTAAAATCCAGGCCGTGGCGGGTATCTCTTTTGAAATCAAAGAAGGTGAGATATTCGGCTTGATCGGTCCCAATGGTGCTGGTAAGACCACGACATTGCGTATCATTGCCACCCTTTTAAAACCAACGGCGGGAAAAGTAGAAATCTTTGGTTTGGATGGAGTAAAAGAAGATGCCAAGGTAAGGGAATTGATAAGTTATCTGCCCGAAGAGGCTGGCGCATATAAAAACCTTCGGGGTATTGATTATCTAAAATTCATGGCTGGATTTTATGCCCGGGATGAACAAGAGAAAAGTGCAATGGTGCAAAGGGCAATTGCTATTGCCGGGCTCGGGGAACGCCTCAATGATCGCATCCGGACCTATAGCAAGGGCATGGTGCGTAAACTCCTCCTTGCCCGGGCATTGATGCATAATCCGAAACTCCTCATTCTGGATGAGCCTACCTCGGGGTTAGATGTAGTAAACTCGCTGGAAGTTCGCAATCTGATTATTGAATATGCTCGGGGCGGTGCTACGGTCATTGTTTCTTCCCATAATATGCTGGAGGTGGAATATCTCTCAGAACAGGTGGCTTTCATTCATCAGGGGAAAATAATTGAGACCGGGAACCCAAAAGAACTCTGTCAAAAATATCAGGCTGAGAATCTGGAACAGGTATTTGTTAAAAGCATCAAAAAATAG
- a CDS encoding ABC transporter permease: MAKFFNILQKEIKDLLTLRMLLPFFISIFILFFMGQVMQQTVEKAREPFAIGVVNQDNTPLATSLIEGLKRAGNTVIVLEAIEELKAIQQAREHKLSMVLIIPVGYEANLKNKKPAEIKLYSIITSLSIASTAQRANIKNFLRTMNQQVSESFLREWAPEVDLETVREPIKAKEFVVLKDIIQPGNAALIIAYISTQTTIVPVALLMLIIVTGTMIASSIAQEKENKTLETLLTVPVSRFTLISAKMLAAVILAVCFALFFVIAMGSFMASFGAIESRPGFDMPAQTPMLNLGLDSGSKVLLIVSIFLALANALALATLLALFAQDVKDAQNTIMPLTILIIIPYFFSLVFDPQLMTLGMKIFIFLIPFSHTFFAFKFLLLGQKSYVLLGNLYLFIAAVFLLFITTKVFASEKILTMKFSFGKIGR; this comes from the coding sequence ATGGCAAAATTTTTCAATATTTTACAAAAAGAAATAAAAGATCTGCTCACCCTGCGCATGCTCCTGCCCTTTTTTATCTCTATATTCATCCTCTTTTTTATGGGGCAGGTGATGCAGCAGACAGTGGAGAAGGCACGGGAACCTTTTGCGATCGGGGTTGTGAATCAGGATAATACCCCGCTCGCTACCTCACTTATTGAGGGTTTAAAGCGTGCCGGGAATACGGTGATCGTGCTGGAAGCAATTGAGGAATTAAAGGCCATCCAGCAGGCAAGGGAACACAAACTCTCTATGGTCTTAATAATCCCGGTAGGCTATGAGGCAAATTTAAAGAATAAAAAACCCGCTGAGATCAAACTTTATTCAATAATCACTTCTTTAAGCATTGCGAGCACTGCCCAGCGGGCAAATATCAAGAACTTTTTAAGGACCATGAATCAGCAGGTGTCCGAATCCTTTTTGCGGGAATGGGCACCGGAGGTAGACCTGGAGACGGTGCGCGAGCCGATAAAGGCAAAAGAGTTTGTGGTATTAAAGGATATCATCCAGCCCGGGAATGCTGCGCTTATTATTGCATATATCTCGACCCAAACCACGATTGTGCCCGTAGCCCTTTTGATGCTGATCATCGTCACCGGCACGATGATTGCCTCATCCATAGCCCAGGAAAAAGAGAATAAAACCCTTGAGACGCTTTTGACTGTGCCCGTCTCTCGCTTCACCTTGATCAGTGCCAAGATGCTCGCCGCAGTGATTCTTGCAGTCTGTTTTGCACTATTCTTTGTTATTGCCATGGGTAGTTTTATGGCTTCATTTGGCGCAATAGAAAGCCGTCCCGGGTTTGATATGCCTGCGCAAACTCCGATGCTCAATCTGGGGCTGGATAGCGGGAGTAAAGTTTTGTTGATTGTCAGCATCTTCTTGGCGCTCGCCAATGCCCTGGCGCTGGCGACCCTCTTAGCACTTTTTGCCCAGGATGTCAAGGATGCCCAGAATACGATAATGCCACTTACGATTTTGATTATCATCCCTTATTTCTTTTCGCTCGTCTTTGATCCCCAGTTGATGACTTTGGGAATGAAGATATTTATCTTTCTCATTCCTTTCTCCCATACCTTCTTCGCCTTCAAATTTCTCTTACTCGGGCAGAAATCTTATGTCCTTCTCGGCAACCTCTATCTCTTTATTGCCGCGGTTTTCCTGCTTTTTATCACTACAAAAGTCTTCGCTTCCGAAAAAATTCTTACCATGAAATTCAGTTTCGGAAAAATAGGGAGGTAA
- a CDS encoding saccharopine dehydrogenase C-terminal domain-containing protein: protein MKVLLLGCGMQGRIVAEDLSRDWEVTVLDIDKDNLNKLKNPHIKKIQLDINDRKRLLRLMSLYDLIIGALPARFGFYTMECAIESGVDLVDMSYSSDDPFLLDEEAKKAGIKIVPDAGYAPGLSNILVGEAVVEMEKVDGLKIMVGGIPQKPLPPFNYRITWSPEDLIEEYTRPARIYKNYKVVTVSALSGIEEFYLPKVGKLEAFYTDGLRTLLRTMAKVRNMEEKTIRYPGHAMLFKNLIEAGFFSQNKVKINGQEITCYDFTLNYLREQLTQGKEDDITILIIEVKGKKRKKRYCIIDCYDRRNRITSMARMTGYTCALIARCMKDYSGYGIIPPEYLGMKPSFANFIKKELRRRRVRGL, encoded by the coding sequence ATGAAGGTTCTGCTCCTTGGTTGTGGTATGCAGGGCCGGATTGTTGCCGAAGATTTAAGCCGTGATTGGGAAGTAACCGTGTTGGATATTGATAAGGATAATCTAAATAAATTAAAAAATCCACATATTAAAAAAATCCAGTTGGATATTAACGATAGAAAAAGATTATTGCGATTGATGAGTCTTTATGATCTAATAATCGGTGCTTTACCTGCCCGGTTTGGGTTTTATACCATGGAGTGTGCAATTGAAAGTGGCGTGGACCTTGTTGATATGTCTTACTCTTCTGACGATCCTTTTCTCCTCGATGAGGAGGCGAAAAAAGCAGGCATAAAGATCGTCCCCGACGCTGGTTATGCCCCGGGTTTAAGCAATATCCTGGTGGGCGAAGCAGTTGTGGAGATGGAAAAAGTTGACGGTCTCAAGATAATGGTTGGCGGCATTCCCCAGAAACCCTTGCCACCGTTCAATTATCGCATCACCTGGTCGCCGGAAGATTTGATTGAAGAATATACCCGACCTGCCAGGATTTATAAAAACTATAAAGTGGTGACTGTTTCGGCACTGAGTGGAATAGAAGAATTTTATCTTCCCAAGGTGGGCAAACTTGAGGCTTTTTATACCGATGGTTTGCGGACCCTTTTGCGGACGATGGCGAAAGTGAGAAACATGGAAGAAAAAACGATACGCTATCCTGGGCATGCAATGCTCTTTAAAAATTTGATTGAAGCTGGCTTCTTTTCTCAGAATAAAGTAAAAATAAACGGCCAGGAAATCACCTGCTATGATTTTACCCTCAATTATCTGAGGGAGCAGTTGACACAGGGTAAAGAAGATGATATTACAATTCTCATCATTGAAGTTAAAGGAAAAAAGCGAAAGAAGAGGTACTGTATAATAGATTGCTACGATCGGAGAAATCGTATTACTTCAATGGCGCGGATGACCGGTTATACCTGCGCCCTTATCGCTCGCTGCATGAAAGATTATTCGGGATATGGGATTATTCCGCCGGAATATCTGGGTATGAAACCGTCATTTGCTAATTTCATTAAAAAAGAGTTACGCAGACGACGGGTGCGAGGATTGTGA